Proteins encoded together in one Marinithermus hydrothermalis DSM 14884 window:
- a CDS encoding YgaP family membrane protein, whose protein sequence is MECNVGTTDRFVRLVLGVVLLLAALTGQVSGPAGTVLGVIGAVFVLTGTLRFCPLYRLLGVRTCPPPEAR, encoded by the coding sequence ATGGAATGCAACGTGGGTACGACCGATCGCTTCGTCCGGCTGGTGCTGGGCGTCGTGCTGCTCCTCGCGGCCCTCACGGGCCAAGTCTCCGGCCCCGCCGGGACCGTGCTCGGCGTTATCGGCGCGGTCTTCGTCCTGACGGGAACGTTGCGCTTTTGCCCGCTCTACCGCCTTCTGGGCGTGCGCACCTGCCCCCCGCCCGAGGCCCGCTAA
- a CDS encoding DUF402 domain-containing protein, which produces MRYRVGETVRVEFYKYPEEALHYWWEAEVVEVRPEGVLTRMPVGSLFHHEARGRVYRLDHTAYVAFFPGRWYSGGPDLDAMGRVLEYYWNVQTPPNLEAGRIWQYDLDLDVRCRADHACRVWDRAEFEARKPHYPAVWAAQAEAAIPAVLAHVRTGRWPVRPPEAPRPWMPR; this is translated from the coding sequence GAGGAGGCCTTGCACTACTGGTGGGAGGCCGAGGTGGTCGAGGTGCGCCCCGAAGGGGTGCTCACCCGCATGCCCGTAGGGAGCCTGTTCCACCATGAGGCGCGGGGGCGGGTGTACCGGCTCGATCACACGGCCTACGTAGCCTTCTTCCCTGGACGTTGGTACTCCGGAGGGCCGGACCTGGACGCTATGGGCCGGGTTCTGGAATACTACTGGAACGTACAAACCCCGCCCAACCTGGAGGCGGGGCGGATCTGGCAGTACGATTTGGATCTGGACGTGCGCTGCCGCGCGGATCACGCGTGCCGGGTGTGGGACCGCGCGGAGTTCGAGGCCCGCAAACCCCACTACCCTGCGGTCTGGGCCGCGCAAGCCGAAGCCGCGATCCCTGCGGTGCTCGCGCACGTGCGAACAGGACGTTGGCCGGTGCGTCCGCCGGAGGCCCCGCGGCCTTGGATGCCGCGCTAG
- a CDS encoding zinc-binding dehydrogenase, whose amino-acid sequence MRAILMNARGGREVLQYGEVPTPEPGPGEVRVRVKAVALNHLDVWVRRGVASPKLPLPHILGCDVAGVVDALGPGVTGLEVGLEVVVNPGVSCGRCERCLSGQDNLCADYQILGEHRWGGYAEYVVVPAANVLPKPEGLSFVEAAAVPLTFLTAWQMVVDKLQVRPGEDVLVMAAGSGVSVAALQIAKLYGARVIATASSEAKLERARALGADAVVNYSSPEWYKEVRRLTGGKGVDAVVDHTGAEFWQGVIKATANGGRIAFVGASSGYEAVTPLAHVFYRQLTIYGSTMASKSRLYPILRFVREGKLKPVVGAVLPLEAAAEGHRLLEERAVFGKVVLEV is encoded by the coding sequence ATGCGGGCCATCCTTATGAACGCCCGCGGTGGGCGCGAGGTGCTGCAGTACGGGGAGGTGCCCACGCCCGAGCCCGGCCCGGGTGAGGTGCGGGTGCGGGTCAAGGCCGTCGCGCTGAACCACCTGGATGTCTGGGTGCGCCGGGGGGTGGCGAGCCCCAAACTGCCCCTGCCCCATATTCTGGGGTGCGATGTCGCGGGCGTGGTGGACGCCCTCGGCCCCGGCGTGACGGGCCTCGAGGTGGGGCTCGAAGTCGTGGTGAACCCGGGGGTGTCGTGCGGGCGGTGCGAGCGGTGCCTCTCGGGACAGGACAACCTCTGCGCGGACTACCAGATCCTCGGGGAGCACCGCTGGGGCGGGTACGCCGAGTACGTGGTGGTGCCGGCGGCGAACGTGCTTCCGAAGCCGGAAGGCCTAAGCTTCGTGGAGGCCGCGGCGGTCCCCCTTACCTTCCTCACCGCGTGGCAGATGGTGGTGGACAAACTCCAGGTGCGGCCCGGCGAGGACGTGCTGGTTATGGCTGCGGGCTCGGGGGTCTCGGTCGCGGCGCTGCAGATCGCGAAGCTCTACGGCGCGCGGGTCATCGCGACCGCCTCGAGCGAGGCCAAGCTCGAGCGGGCCCGGGCGTTGGGGGCGGACGCGGTGGTGAACTACTCGAGCCCCGAGTGGTACAAGGAGGTGCGGCGCCTTACGGGCGGTAAGGGCGTGGACGCGGTGGTGGACCACACCGGAGCGGAGTTCTGGCAGGGGGTCATCAAGGCCACCGCGAACGGGGGACGCATCGCGTTCGTGGGGGCGTCCTCGGGGTACGAGGCCGTCACGCCACTCGCGCACGTGTTTTACCGGCAGCTCACGATCTACGGCTCCACGATGGCCTCGAAGAGCCGGCTCTACCCCATCCTGCGCTTCGTGCGCGAGGGGAAGCTCAAGCCCGTGGTGGGGGCGGTGCTGCCGCTCGAGGCGGCCGCGGAGGGACACCGGCTCTTGGAGGAGCGGGCGGTGTTCGGGAAGGTCGTGCTAGAGGTGTAG
- a CDS encoding redoxin domain-containing protein — protein MSLKAGDPLPNATVLSANLEPVNLRTYAAGKPRVILFFPAVFTRVCEKELCTFRDDLARYNQLGAEVLGISVDLPFSQQVFAKQYGIPFPLFSDFNKEAIRAFGVVLPDLKGLRELAQRAVFVADGEGVVRWAWVAEHPGLEPPYAEVERAVRALESAGMQEA, from the coding sequence ATGAGCTTGAAGGCGGGAGATCCGCTACCGAACGCTACCGTGCTGAGCGCGAACCTCGAGCCCGTGAACCTCCGGACGTACGCCGCGGGCAAGCCGCGGGTGATCCTCTTCTTCCCCGCGGTCTTCACCCGCGTGTGCGAGAAGGAGCTCTGCACCTTCCGGGATGATCTCGCCCGGTACAACCAGCTGGGGGCCGAGGTCCTGGGCATCAGCGTGGACCTGCCGTTTAGCCAGCAGGTCTTCGCGAAGCAGTACGGGATCCCCTTCCCCCTGTTCTCGGACTTCAACAAGGAAGCGATCCGGGCCTTCGGCGTGGTCCTCCCGGACCTCAAGGGCCTCCGCGAGCTCGCGCAGCGCGCTGTGTTCGTCGCGGACGGCGAGGGCGTGGTGCGTTGGGCGTGGGTGGCGGAGCACCCGGGCCTCGAGCCTCCCTACGCCGAGGTCGAGCGGGCGGTGCGGGCCCTGGAGTCCGCCGGGATGCAGGAGGCCTAG
- a CDS encoding NYN domain-containing protein — protein MERIGLFIDGSYIYSAAKRMGWNVDHRRVLEHFRGDRALYNAFYYAPITDPNDERQLKFLDALVFMGYTVRSHEVRGESPNLGVYLVTDLLLTAPRWEVALISSGAREIAPAVEAVRAMGKEVRLLGLPELTDLELRSSSDRFIDIREYREVLERQPGGRRVYPDVTAETESSTVNNVLDALEEEL, from the coding sequence GTGGAACGCATTGGATTATTTATTGACGGCTCGTACATATACTCCGCCGCGAAGCGCATGGGCTGGAACGTCGACCACCGCCGGGTGCTCGAGCACTTTCGCGGCGACCGCGCGCTATACAACGCGTTTTACTACGCGCCGATCACCGACCCTAACGACGAACGCCAGCTGAAATTCCTCGACGCGCTGGTCTTCATGGGGTACACGGTGCGCTCGCACGAGGTGCGGGGGGAGTCCCCCAACCTGGGAGTCTACCTGGTAACCGACCTCCTCCTCACCGCCCCCCGCTGGGAGGTGGCCCTGATCTCCAGCGGTGCCCGCGAGATCGCCCCGGCCGTCGAGGCGGTCCGCGCGATGGGCAAGGAGGTCCGGCTGCTCGGCCTGCCCGAACTCACCGACCTCGAGCTGCGCTCGAGCAGCGACCGCTTCATCGATATCCGCGAGTACCGGGAGGTGCTCGAGCGCCAGCCGGGCGGCCGCCGCGTCTACCCGGACGTCACCGCCGAGACGGAAAGCAGCACGGTGAACAACGTGCTGGACGCGCTCGAGGAAGAACTCTAG